A portion of the Betta splendens chromosome 2, fBetSpl5.4, whole genome shotgun sequence genome contains these proteins:
- the ostc gene encoding oligosaccharyltransferase complex subunit ostc, with translation METLYSLPFAVLECPNIKLKKPSWLHMPSPMTVYAVVIVSYFLITGGIIYDVIVEPPSVGSMTDEHGHQRPVAFLAYRVNGQYIMEGLASSFLFTMGGLGFIILDRSNAPNIPKLNRFLLLFIGFVSVLLSFFMARVFMRMKLPGYLMG, from the exons ATGGAGACTTTGTACAGTTTACCGTTTGCTGTGCTCGAATGTCCGaacatcaagctgaagaagccGTCGTGGCTGCACATGCCGTCGCCTATGACCGTGTACGCCGTCGTTATTGTGTCCTACTTTCTCATCACGGGAG GTATAATCTATGATGTTATAGTGGAGCCCCCCAGTGTGGGTTCTATGACTGACGAGCACGGACACCAGCGTCCAGTCGCCTTTCTGGCTTACAG GGTGAATGGACAGTACATTATGGAAGGACTGGCCTCCagtttcctcttcaccatgggaGGCCTGGGCTTTATTATCCTGGACCGCTCCAATGCGCCAAACATTCCCAAACTCAACCGCTTCCTGTTGCTGTTTATCGGCTTCGTCAGCGTGCTGCTCAGCTTCTTCATGGCCAGAGTGTTCATGCGCATGAAGCTGCC AGGATACCTCATGGGCTAA
- the etnppl gene encoding ethanolamine-phosphate phospho-lyase has protein sequence MCLNRAGLSARGSVVLQMDNIRTSVEKMEKEKTLDLRKKHIGPSCKIFFSHDPIKIVQARGQYMYDEKGQRYLDCINNVAHVGHCHPDVVKAGAQQMELLNTNSRFLHDNLVLFAQRLQATLPDRLSVCYLVNSGSEANDLALRLARQYTGHRDVITLENAYHGHVSSLIDISPYKFHQLSDAERNPFVHVAPSPDVYRGKYRADHPDPATAYADEVKALIDGVQAEGRKIAAFIAESLQSCGGQVVPPVGYFQQVAEHVREAGGVFIADEVQVGFGRVGTNFWAFQLQGEDFVPDIVTMGKPIGNGHPLSCVVTTKEVAEGFVSSGMDYFNTFGGNPVSCAIGLAVLDVIAKEDLQGKALCVGRHLSALLEQLKEEHPLVGDVRGCGLFVGVELVRDRLMLTPATAEAQHVIYKLKEERILLSADGPHRNVLKFKPPMCFTKEDADLVVEKIHLILTELEEGLGLKMSNKAKMENDSIKRKRPSSSLHSRGSSQDVQHAKHIKA, from the exons ATGTGTCTCAATCGCGCAGGGTTGTCCGCGCGGGGAAGCGTCGTCCTGCAGATGGACAACATTAGGACGTCTGTGGAAAAAATGGAGAAGGAGAAAACGTTAGACCTGAGGAAGAAACACATCGG GCCGTCCTGTAAGATCTTCTTCAGCCATGACCCCATCAAGATCGTTCAAGCCAGAGGCCAGTACATGTACGACGAGAAGGGGCAGCGCTACCTGGACTGCATCAACAACGTGGCGCACG TGGGCCACTGTCACCCTGACGTGGTGAAGGCTGGAGCTCAGCAGATGGAGCTCCTCAACACCAACTCGCGCTTCCTCCACGACAACCTGGTGCTCTTCGCCCAGAGGCTGCAGGCCACGCTGCCCGACAGGCTGTCTGTGTGCTACTTGGTCAACTCTGG CTCCGAGGCCAACGACCTCGCCCTGCGGCTGGCGCGCCAGTACACGGGCCACAGGGACGTCATCACCCTGGAGAA TGCGTACCACGGCCACGTCTCCTCGCTCATTGATATCAGTCCCTACAAGTTCCACCAGCTGTCGGACGCCGAGCGGAACCCATTTGTCCATGTG GCGCCGAGCCCAGATGTGTACAGAGGCAAATACAGAGCGGACCATCCGGATCCTGCTACAGCGTACGCGGACGAGGTCAAAGCTCTGATAGACGGAGTCCAAGCCGAAGGACGGAAG ATCGCGGCGTTTATCGCTgagtcactgcagagctgcGGTGGGCAGGTCGTTCCCCCCGTCGGCTActtccagcaggtggcaga ACACGTGCGTGAGGCCGGGGGCGTTTTCATCGCTGACGAGGTCCAGGTGGGCTTCGGCCGCGTCGGCACCAACTTCTGGGCCTTCCAGCTTCAGGGAGAGGACTTCGTGCCTGACATCGTCACCATGGGGAAGCCCATAGGCAACGGCCACCCCCTGTCATGCGTAGTGACCACCAAGGAGGTGGCGGAGGGCTTCGTGTCGTCTGGCATGGATTACTTCAACACA TTCGGCGGTAACCCGGTGTCGTGTGCCATCGGCCTCGCCGTCCTGGACGTGATCGCGAAGGAGGACCTCCAGGGCAAAGCGCTGTGCGTGGGCCGGCACCTCAGcgctctgctggagcagctgaaggaggagcacCCGCTGGTCGGAGACGTCAG GGGTTGTGGCCTGTTTGTTGGGGTGGAGCTGGTGAGGGACCGGCTGATGCTAACTCCTGCTACAGCAGAGGCTCAACACGTCATATATAA GCTAAAGGAAGAGCGCATCCTTCTAAGTGCTGACGGACCCCATCGCAACGTGCTGAAGTTTAAGCCCCCGATGTGCTTCACGAAGGAGGACGCGGACCTGGTGGTGGAGAAAATCCACCTCATCCTCACGG AACTAGAGGAAGGTTTAGGCTTGAAGATGTCAAACAAAGCCAAGATGGAGAATGACAGCATTAAAAGAAAG CGTCCCAGCAGCTCGTTacacagcagaggaagcagccaaGACGTTCAACACGCCAAACACATCAAGGCCTGA
- the rpl34 gene encoding 60S ribosomal protein L34, producing MVQRLTYRRRLSYNTASNKTRLSRTPGNRIVYLYKKKVGKAPKSACGICPGRLRGVRAVRPQVLMRLSKTKKHVNRAYGGSMCAKCVRDRIKRAFLIEEQKIVVKVLKAQAQSQKSK from the exons ATGGTGCAGCGCCTGACTTACCGTCGCAGGTTGTCCTACAACACAGCctcaaacaaaaccagact GTCCCGGACGCCTGGTAACCGCATTGTGTACCTGTACAAGAAGAAGGTTGGCAAAGCCCCCAAGTCAGCGTGCGGCATCTGCCCGGGACGGCTGCGTGGA GTTCGTGCTGTTAGACCTCAGGTTCTGATGCGGCTCTCTAAAACCAAAAAGCACGTCAACAGAGCTTATGGCGGCTCCATGTGCGCCAAGTGTGTGCGCGACAG GATCAAGCGTGCTTTCCTGATTGAGGAGCAGAAGATTGTCGTCAAGGTGCTCAAGGCACAGGCACAGAGCCAGAAATCGAAGTAA